The proteins below come from a single Mya arenaria isolate MELC-2E11 chromosome 8, ASM2691426v1 genomic window:
- the LOC128242516 gene encoding mucolipin-3-like isoform X2 — MANRESDTLINTGHDVSPKPDAQKNQDEPRRTPAYEKAMTVRESLEGLWKFKLLLRLLIFIPIKHCKGSLWISLPHLFWMILNCVKLALITKLAFSVGACRSKLSSDIIHGHLTLRHALLQGWEASYETPPYPASIGTFALYSIDDFKKRINFSVAQYYNIHTDITGIFQRLSHDTLSLELNYFQINDNNEIVAKNIMYAPGPGLTNKTENGVIKYSYNVTEDLRYLNLDDVFRRVLNVNIRSSLHSFRVSFNEKRVTCFAIAINVSFEDNDHNGQVCIDMQTNTIPINCGKMNLTVPENEHLCPKLKQTLLNTCLVFTFATVAVDSIYFVISLAVLVFLRAFWAQRNGFELTKLSYLFKFWLIFCVTGDVFILIGTLDLKYAMNDHRETVALPSYDELAFHIGMGCLLGWISILRFLKINIKFSLLFHTLYYSFWNVFAFIVCAGVLFVGFFACAYVSLGVYHVKFASQESSAETLFSLINGDDVYNTFASLDDRLAGDQKTVKLHRNIIVYSFVILFTIIMLNLIIALFNSAYENVMQKEKNEDDIDAFLSLTVLNAATKVPLFAYLNYDAIKSTHTSSLGCVCCCNLQSKCLAKLLLGGEMRHLRWYIKDCLFLRIWIEEKQEEPE, encoded by the exons ATGGCTAACAGAGAAAGTGATACACTTATTAACACTGGGCATGATGTA TCTCCCAAGCCAGATGCACAGAAAAACCAGGACGAGCCGAGGAGAACACCTGCATACG aaaaagcTATGACTGTTAGAGAGAGTCTAGAGGGATTGTGGAAATTCAAGCTTTTGTTAAGACTGCTGATTTTCATCCCAATCAAACATTGCAAAGGGTCCTTGTGGATAAGCTTACCCCACTTGTTTTGGATGATCCTAAATTGTGTAAAGCTAGCATTAATTACCAAACTT gCATTTAGTGTTGGTGCGTGTCGTTCGAAGCTTAGCTCAGACATCATACACGGTCACCTGACTTTGCGTCACGCGCTTCTCCAGGGATGGGAAGCAT CATATGAAACGCCACCTTACCCGGCATCAATAGGAACATTCGCCTTATACAGCATTGATGACTTCAAGAAACGAATAAATTTTTCTGTTGCACAG TACTACAACATTCATACAGACATAACAGGGATCTTTCAACGCCTGAGCCATGACACGTTGTCACTTGAATTGAActactttcaaataaatgataacaacGAGATTGTTGCAAAAA acatAATGTACGCTCCTGGACCTGGCTTGACCAACAAAACAGAGAATGGTGTTATCAAGTATAGTTACAACGTTACGGAGGATCTCCGATACTTGAATCTGGATGATGTCTTTCGCAG GGTTCTTAATGTGAATATAAGGAGTTCTCTTCACTCTTTTCGTGTCAGTTTCAACGAGAAAAGGGTTACATGCTTTGCCATAGCTATCAAT GTAAGTTTTGAAGACAATGATCATAACGGGCAAGTTTGTATTGATATGCAGACTAATACAATACCAATTAACTGTGGCAAGATGAATTTAACAGTTCCAG agAACGAACATCTTTGTCCAAAGTTAAAACAGACGTTGCTCAATACATGCTTGGTATTCACTTTCGCAACCGTAGCCGTTGACAGTAtatattttgtgatttcattggCAGTGTTAGTTTTTCTACGCGCCTTTTGG GCACAGAGGAACGGTTTTGAACTTACCAAACTATCATATTTGTTCAAGTTTTGGCTGATATTTTGCGTGACAGgggatgttttcattttaattggtACCTTGGATCTGAAATATGCAATGAATGACCAT aGAGAAACAGTTGCATTACCATCATACGATGAACTAGCGTTTCATATTGGAATGGGGTGTTTACTCGGTTGGATTAGCATATTGCGcttcttgaaaataaatataaagttttcT ctACTGTTCCACACCTTATATTATTCGTTTTGGAACGTGTTTGCCTTCATTGTTTGTGCAGGGGTTCTTTTTGTCGGATTCTTTGCCTGTGCATACGTCTCACTCGGCGTATATCATGTTAAG TTTGCTAGCCAGGAAAGTTCAGCCGAAACCTTGTTTTCACTGATAAACGGCGATGATGTCTACAACACATTTGCTAGTTTAGACGACAGACTTGCAGGTGATCAGAAGACGGTTAAACTTCACAGAAACATCATTGTATACAGCTTTGTTATTCTGTTTACAATCATCATGCTGAATTTGATCATTGCGTTGTTCAACAGTGCGTATGAAAATGTCATGCAG AAAGAAAAGAATGAAGATGACATTGATGCGTTCCTCAGTTTGACTGTATTGAATGCTGCTACAAAAGTCCCACTTTTTGCTTACCTTAACTATGACGCTATCAAGAGTACGCACACATCTTCTTTGGGTTGCGTTTGCTGTTGTAACTTGCAGAGTAAATGTTTAGCCAAACTACTCTTAGGTGGCGAAATGAGACATTTGAGATGGTATATAAAAGACTGTTTGTTTCTACGAATATGGattgaagaaaaacaagaaGAACCAGAATAA
- the LOC128242516 gene encoding uncharacterized protein LOC128242516 isoform X4, with amino-acid sequence MANRESDTLINTGHDVIETKSINRSERQSPKPDAQKNQDEPRRTPAYEKAMTVRESLEGLWKFKLLLRLLIFIPIKHCKGSLWISLPHLFWMILNCVKLALITKLAFSVGACRSKLSSDIIHGHLTLRHALLQGWEASYETPPYPASIGTFALYSIDDFKKRINFSVAQYYNIHTDITGIFQRLSHDTLSLELNYFQINDNNEIVAKNIMYAPGPGLTNKTENGVIKYSYNVTEDLRYLNLDDVFRRVLNVNIRSSLHSFRVSFNEKRVTCFAIAINVSFEDNDHNGQVCIDMQTNTIPINCGKMNLTVPENEHLCPKLKQTLLNTCLVFTFATVAVDSIYFVISLAVLVFLRAFWAQRNGFELTKLSYLFKFWLIFCVTGDVFILIGTLDLKYAMNDHRETVALPSYDELAFHIGMGCLLGWISILRFLKINIKFSSK; translated from the exons ATGGCTAACAGAGAAAGTGATACACTTATTAACACTGGGCATGATGTA ATTGAAACCAAAAGCATTAATCGTTCTGAACGACAGTCTCCCAAGCCAGATGCACAGAAAAACCAGGACGAGCCGAGGAGAACACCTGCATACG aaaaagcTATGACTGTTAGAGAGAGTCTAGAGGGATTGTGGAAATTCAAGCTTTTGTTAAGACTGCTGATTTTCATCCCAATCAAACATTGCAAAGGGTCCTTGTGGATAAGCTTACCCCACTTGTTTTGGATGATCCTAAATTGTGTAAAGCTAGCATTAATTACCAAACTT gCATTTAGTGTTGGTGCGTGTCGTTCGAAGCTTAGCTCAGACATCATACACGGTCACCTGACTTTGCGTCACGCGCTTCTCCAGGGATGGGAAGCAT CATATGAAACGCCACCTTACCCGGCATCAATAGGAACATTCGCCTTATACAGCATTGATGACTTCAAGAAACGAATAAATTTTTCTGTTGCACAG TACTACAACATTCATACAGACATAACAGGGATCTTTCAACGCCTGAGCCATGACACGTTGTCACTTGAATTGAActactttcaaataaatgataacaacGAGATTGTTGCAAAAA acatAATGTACGCTCCTGGACCTGGCTTGACCAACAAAACAGAGAATGGTGTTATCAAGTATAGTTACAACGTTACGGAGGATCTCCGATACTTGAATCTGGATGATGTCTTTCGCAG GGTTCTTAATGTGAATATAAGGAGTTCTCTTCACTCTTTTCGTGTCAGTTTCAACGAGAAAAGGGTTACATGCTTTGCCATAGCTATCAAT GTAAGTTTTGAAGACAATGATCATAACGGGCAAGTTTGTATTGATATGCAGACTAATACAATACCAATTAACTGTGGCAAGATGAATTTAACAGTTCCAG agAACGAACATCTTTGTCCAAAGTTAAAACAGACGTTGCTCAATACATGCTTGGTATTCACTTTCGCAACCGTAGCCGTTGACAGTAtatattttgtgatttcattggCAGTGTTAGTTTTTCTACGCGCCTTTTGG GCACAGAGGAACGGTTTTGAACTTACCAAACTATCATATTTGTTCAAGTTTTGGCTGATATTTTGCGTGACAGgggatgttttcattttaattggtACCTTGGATCTGAAATATGCAATGAATGACCAT aGAGAAACAGTTGCATTACCATCATACGATGAACTAGCGTTTCATATTGGAATGGGGTGTTTACTCGGTTGGATTAGCATATTGCGcttcttgaaaataaatataaagttttcT TCCAAGTGA
- the LOC128242516 gene encoding mucolipin-3-like isoform X1 — MANRESDTLINTGHDVIETKSINRSERQSPKPDAQKNQDEPRRTPAYEKAMTVRESLEGLWKFKLLLRLLIFIPIKHCKGSLWISLPHLFWMILNCVKLALITKLAFSVGACRSKLSSDIIHGHLTLRHALLQGWEASYETPPYPASIGTFALYSIDDFKKRINFSVAQYYNIHTDITGIFQRLSHDTLSLELNYFQINDNNEIVAKNIMYAPGPGLTNKTENGVIKYSYNVTEDLRYLNLDDVFRRVLNVNIRSSLHSFRVSFNEKRVTCFAIAINVSFEDNDHNGQVCIDMQTNTIPINCGKMNLTVPENEHLCPKLKQTLLNTCLVFTFATVAVDSIYFVISLAVLVFLRAFWAQRNGFELTKLSYLFKFWLIFCVTGDVFILIGTLDLKYAMNDHRETVALPSYDELAFHIGMGCLLGWISILRFLKINIKFSLLFHTLYYSFWNVFAFIVCAGVLFVGFFACAYVSLGVYHVKFASQESSAETLFSLINGDDVYNTFASLDDRLAGDQKTVKLHRNIIVYSFVILFTIIMLNLIIALFNSAYENVMQKEKNEDDIDAFLSLTVLNAATKVPLFAYLNYDAIKSTHTSSLGCVCCCNLQSKCLAKLLLGGEMRHLRWYIKDCLFLRIWIEEKQEEPE, encoded by the exons ATGGCTAACAGAGAAAGTGATACACTTATTAACACTGGGCATGATGTA ATTGAAACCAAAAGCATTAATCGTTCTGAACGACAGTCTCCCAAGCCAGATGCACAGAAAAACCAGGACGAGCCGAGGAGAACACCTGCATACG aaaaagcTATGACTGTTAGAGAGAGTCTAGAGGGATTGTGGAAATTCAAGCTTTTGTTAAGACTGCTGATTTTCATCCCAATCAAACATTGCAAAGGGTCCTTGTGGATAAGCTTACCCCACTTGTTTTGGATGATCCTAAATTGTGTAAAGCTAGCATTAATTACCAAACTT gCATTTAGTGTTGGTGCGTGTCGTTCGAAGCTTAGCTCAGACATCATACACGGTCACCTGACTTTGCGTCACGCGCTTCTCCAGGGATGGGAAGCAT CATATGAAACGCCACCTTACCCGGCATCAATAGGAACATTCGCCTTATACAGCATTGATGACTTCAAGAAACGAATAAATTTTTCTGTTGCACAG TACTACAACATTCATACAGACATAACAGGGATCTTTCAACGCCTGAGCCATGACACGTTGTCACTTGAATTGAActactttcaaataaatgataacaacGAGATTGTTGCAAAAA acatAATGTACGCTCCTGGACCTGGCTTGACCAACAAAACAGAGAATGGTGTTATCAAGTATAGTTACAACGTTACGGAGGATCTCCGATACTTGAATCTGGATGATGTCTTTCGCAG GGTTCTTAATGTGAATATAAGGAGTTCTCTTCACTCTTTTCGTGTCAGTTTCAACGAGAAAAGGGTTACATGCTTTGCCATAGCTATCAAT GTAAGTTTTGAAGACAATGATCATAACGGGCAAGTTTGTATTGATATGCAGACTAATACAATACCAATTAACTGTGGCAAGATGAATTTAACAGTTCCAG agAACGAACATCTTTGTCCAAAGTTAAAACAGACGTTGCTCAATACATGCTTGGTATTCACTTTCGCAACCGTAGCCGTTGACAGTAtatattttgtgatttcattggCAGTGTTAGTTTTTCTACGCGCCTTTTGG GCACAGAGGAACGGTTTTGAACTTACCAAACTATCATATTTGTTCAAGTTTTGGCTGATATTTTGCGTGACAGgggatgttttcattttaattggtACCTTGGATCTGAAATATGCAATGAATGACCAT aGAGAAACAGTTGCATTACCATCATACGATGAACTAGCGTTTCATATTGGAATGGGGTGTTTACTCGGTTGGATTAGCATATTGCGcttcttgaaaataaatataaagttttcT ctACTGTTCCACACCTTATATTATTCGTTTTGGAACGTGTTTGCCTTCATTGTTTGTGCAGGGGTTCTTTTTGTCGGATTCTTTGCCTGTGCATACGTCTCACTCGGCGTATATCATGTTAAG TTTGCTAGCCAGGAAAGTTCAGCCGAAACCTTGTTTTCACTGATAAACGGCGATGATGTCTACAACACATTTGCTAGTTTAGACGACAGACTTGCAGGTGATCAGAAGACGGTTAAACTTCACAGAAACATCATTGTATACAGCTTTGTTATTCTGTTTACAATCATCATGCTGAATTTGATCATTGCGTTGTTCAACAGTGCGTATGAAAATGTCATGCAG AAAGAAAAGAATGAAGATGACATTGATGCGTTCCTCAGTTTGACTGTATTGAATGCTGCTACAAAAGTCCCACTTTTTGCTTACCTTAACTATGACGCTATCAAGAGTACGCACACATCTTCTTTGGGTTGCGTTTGCTGTTGTAACTTGCAGAGTAAATGTTTAGCCAAACTACTCTTAGGTGGCGAAATGAGACATTTGAGATGGTATATAAAAGACTGTTTGTTTCTACGAATATGGattgaagaaaaacaagaaGAACCAGAATAA
- the LOC128242516 gene encoding mucolipin-3-like isoform X3, protein MTVRESLEGLWKFKLLLRLLIFIPIKHCKGSLWISLPHLFWMILNCVKLALITKLAFSVGACRSKLSSDIIHGHLTLRHALLQGWEASYETPPYPASIGTFALYSIDDFKKRINFSVAQYYNIHTDITGIFQRLSHDTLSLELNYFQINDNNEIVAKNIMYAPGPGLTNKTENGVIKYSYNVTEDLRYLNLDDVFRRVLNVNIRSSLHSFRVSFNEKRVTCFAIAINVSFEDNDHNGQVCIDMQTNTIPINCGKMNLTVPENEHLCPKLKQTLLNTCLVFTFATVAVDSIYFVISLAVLVFLRAFWAQRNGFELTKLSYLFKFWLIFCVTGDVFILIGTLDLKYAMNDHRETVALPSYDELAFHIGMGCLLGWISILRFLKINIKFSLLFHTLYYSFWNVFAFIVCAGVLFVGFFACAYVSLGVYHVKFASQESSAETLFSLINGDDVYNTFASLDDRLAGDQKTVKLHRNIIVYSFVILFTIIMLNLIIALFNSAYENVMQKEKNEDDIDAFLSLTVLNAATKVPLFAYLNYDAIKSTHTSSLGCVCCCNLQSKCLAKLLLGGEMRHLRWYIKDCLFLRIWIEEKQEEPE, encoded by the exons ATGACTGTTAGAGAGAGTCTAGAGGGATTGTGGAAATTCAAGCTTTTGTTAAGACTGCTGATTTTCATCCCAATCAAACATTGCAAAGGGTCCTTGTGGATAAGCTTACCCCACTTGTTTTGGATGATCCTAAATTGTGTAAAGCTAGCATTAATTACCAAACTT gCATTTAGTGTTGGTGCGTGTCGTTCGAAGCTTAGCTCAGACATCATACACGGTCACCTGACTTTGCGTCACGCGCTTCTCCAGGGATGGGAAGCAT CATATGAAACGCCACCTTACCCGGCATCAATAGGAACATTCGCCTTATACAGCATTGATGACTTCAAGAAACGAATAAATTTTTCTGTTGCACAG TACTACAACATTCATACAGACATAACAGGGATCTTTCAACGCCTGAGCCATGACACGTTGTCACTTGAATTGAActactttcaaataaatgataacaacGAGATTGTTGCAAAAA acatAATGTACGCTCCTGGACCTGGCTTGACCAACAAAACAGAGAATGGTGTTATCAAGTATAGTTACAACGTTACGGAGGATCTCCGATACTTGAATCTGGATGATGTCTTTCGCAG GGTTCTTAATGTGAATATAAGGAGTTCTCTTCACTCTTTTCGTGTCAGTTTCAACGAGAAAAGGGTTACATGCTTTGCCATAGCTATCAAT GTAAGTTTTGAAGACAATGATCATAACGGGCAAGTTTGTATTGATATGCAGACTAATACAATACCAATTAACTGTGGCAAGATGAATTTAACAGTTCCAG agAACGAACATCTTTGTCCAAAGTTAAAACAGACGTTGCTCAATACATGCTTGGTATTCACTTTCGCAACCGTAGCCGTTGACAGTAtatattttgtgatttcattggCAGTGTTAGTTTTTCTACGCGCCTTTTGG GCACAGAGGAACGGTTTTGAACTTACCAAACTATCATATTTGTTCAAGTTTTGGCTGATATTTTGCGTGACAGgggatgttttcattttaattggtACCTTGGATCTGAAATATGCAATGAATGACCAT aGAGAAACAGTTGCATTACCATCATACGATGAACTAGCGTTTCATATTGGAATGGGGTGTTTACTCGGTTGGATTAGCATATTGCGcttcttgaaaataaatataaagttttcT ctACTGTTCCACACCTTATATTATTCGTTTTGGAACGTGTTTGCCTTCATTGTTTGTGCAGGGGTTCTTTTTGTCGGATTCTTTGCCTGTGCATACGTCTCACTCGGCGTATATCATGTTAAG TTTGCTAGCCAGGAAAGTTCAGCCGAAACCTTGTTTTCACTGATAAACGGCGATGATGTCTACAACACATTTGCTAGTTTAGACGACAGACTTGCAGGTGATCAGAAGACGGTTAAACTTCACAGAAACATCATTGTATACAGCTTTGTTATTCTGTTTACAATCATCATGCTGAATTTGATCATTGCGTTGTTCAACAGTGCGTATGAAAATGTCATGCAG AAAGAAAAGAATGAAGATGACATTGATGCGTTCCTCAGTTTGACTGTATTGAATGCTGCTACAAAAGTCCCACTTTTTGCTTACCTTAACTATGACGCTATCAAGAGTACGCACACATCTTCTTTGGGTTGCGTTTGCTGTTGTAACTTGCAGAGTAAATGTTTAGCCAAACTACTCTTAGGTGGCGAAATGAGACATTTGAGATGGTATATAAAAGACTGTTTGTTTCTACGAATATGGattgaagaaaaacaagaaGAACCAGAATAA